A window of the Cystobacter fuscus genome harbors these coding sequences:
- a CDS encoding hemolysin family protein: protein MEWVFLGLALLLVFANGFFVATEFAIVKIRPTRLQALVDDGRPGSATAMKMVDKLDAYLSATQFGITLASLGLGWLGEPAFAHLLEPVLLQVVPEAAGPALAHSISVAIAFAIITFLHIVLGELAPKSLAIQRAEATTLAVALPMRAFYFVFYPAIWLLNALAGWVLKAFGMHTAHESQDAHNEDELRVILHSSAEAGAITTARAELLERSLEMAQKTARQVMVPRNQVKFLDMEEPLDKCVADARAAGHTWLPVCRGNLDEVEGVVNVKDLFFLLSRGELRSLSQVQRPVLYVPEHVTLEQLLNEFRRRRRQTALVVDEHGGTSGLVTIADVVAEIVGDVAELGRRVDEVRSLPGGRFELPGSAQLDDLEDRLDVSFKLEDEDVEVTTIAGYLMARLGRIPLKGDVLKLDMWRIQVEEVEGPRVVKVTVEPQASPKPPVTAAPEA, encoded by the coding sequence ATGGAATGGGTTTTCCTCGGCCTGGCGCTGCTGCTGGTGTTCGCCAACGGCTTCTTCGTGGCGACCGAGTTCGCCATCGTGAAGATTCGCCCCACGCGCCTGCAGGCGTTGGTGGACGACGGACGGCCGGGGTCGGCCACCGCCATGAAGATGGTGGACAAGCTGGACGCGTACCTGTCCGCCACGCAGTTCGGAATCACCCTCGCGTCGCTGGGGCTGGGCTGGCTCGGGGAGCCGGCGTTCGCCCACCTCCTGGAGCCCGTGCTGCTCCAGGTGGTGCCCGAGGCGGCGGGGCCGGCGCTGGCGCACTCGATTTCGGTGGCCATCGCGTTCGCCATCATCACCTTCCTGCACATCGTGCTCGGGGAGCTGGCGCCCAAGAGCCTCGCCATCCAGCGCGCCGAGGCGACGACGCTCGCGGTGGCGCTGCCCATGCGCGCCTTCTACTTCGTCTTCTATCCGGCCATCTGGTTGCTCAACGCGCTGGCCGGCTGGGTGCTCAAGGCGTTTGGCATGCACACCGCGCACGAGTCCCAGGACGCGCACAACGAGGACGAGCTGCGCGTCATCCTCCACAGCTCCGCGGAGGCGGGCGCCATCACCACCGCGCGCGCCGAGCTGCTCGAGCGCTCGCTGGAGATGGCGCAGAAGACGGCGCGTCAGGTGATGGTGCCGCGCAACCAGGTGAAGTTCCTCGACATGGAGGAGCCCCTGGACAAGTGCGTCGCGGACGCGCGCGCGGCGGGCCACACGTGGCTGCCGGTGTGCCGCGGCAACCTGGACGAGGTGGAGGGGGTGGTGAACGTGAAGGACCTCTTCTTCCTGCTGTCCCGGGGCGAGCTGCGCAGCCTGTCCCAGGTGCAGCGGCCGGTGCTGTACGTGCCGGAGCACGTGACGCTCGAGCAGCTGCTCAACGAGTTCCGCCGCCGGCGCCGGCAGACGGCCCTCGTCGTGGACGAGCACGGAGGCACCTCGGGCCTGGTGACGATCGCGGACGTGGTGGCGGAGATCGTCGGCGACGTGGCCGAGCTGGGGCGGCGCGTGGACGAGGTGCGCTCGCTGCCCGGTGGGCGCTTCGAGCTGCCCGGCTCGGCGCAGCTCGATGACCTGGAGGACCGGCTGGACGTGTCGTTCAAGCTGGAGGACGAGGACGTCGAGGTGACGACGATCGCCGGCTACCTCATGGCGAGGCTGGGCCGCATTCCCCTCAAGGGCGACGTGCTCAAGCTGGACATGTGGCGCATCCAGGTGGAGGAGGTCGAGGGTCCCCGCGTGGTGAAGGTGACCGTGGAGCCCCAGGCCAGCCCCAAGCCCCCGGTGACGGCGGCTCCCGAGGCCTGA
- a CDS encoding tetratricopeptide repeat protein has protein sequence MAREKDNIALSDEHNSRGIELADRGWLDEAIKEFKKAIDLDPDSAHAHDNLATVYAEKKLYREALGEYLTALKLEPDSPTAHYNLACFLSTHADEMAVVEYREAIELDPEYPDAHLNLGLTYADQGRIEEAMRELQTAIELEPQDAFPRHELAALLMDEGDYRSAITQLKEVVRLEADNFEAHLDLGICYAQKGFYAEAERSYEKASALNADDLLLNYNLAALYALWGRRADALTFLQKAVTADRAKVQGWLATDTMFDSLKSDPGFEALF, from the coding sequence ATGGCCCGGGAAAAGGACAACATCGCTCTCTCCGACGAGCACAACTCACGTGGCATCGAGTTGGCGGATCGCGGGTGGCTGGACGAGGCCATCAAGGAGTTCAAGAAGGCGATCGATCTCGATCCCGACTCCGCTCATGCCCACGACAACCTCGCCACCGTCTACGCCGAGAAGAAGCTCTATCGCGAGGCGCTGGGCGAGTACCTCACCGCGCTGAAGCTGGAGCCGGACAGCCCCACCGCGCACTACAACCTCGCCTGCTTCCTCTCCACGCACGCCGACGAGATGGCCGTGGTGGAGTACCGCGAGGCGATCGAGCTGGATCCGGAGTACCCGGACGCGCACCTCAACCTGGGCCTCACCTACGCGGACCAGGGGCGCATCGAGGAGGCCATGCGCGAGCTGCAGACGGCCATCGAGCTGGAGCCCCAGGACGCCTTCCCCCGGCACGAGCTCGCCGCGCTGCTGATGGACGAGGGCGACTACCGCTCGGCCATCACCCAGCTCAAGGAAGTGGTGCGGCTGGAGGCCGACAACTTCGAGGCGCACCTGGACCTGGGCATCTGCTACGCCCAGAAGGGCTTCTACGCCGAGGCGGAGCGCTCCTACGAGAAGGCGAGCGCGCTCAACGCCGACGACTTGCTGCTCAACTACAACCTGGCCGCGCTCTACGCGCTCTGGGGCCGCCGGGCCGATGCGTTGACCTTCCTGCAAAAGGCCGTGACGGCCGATCGCGCCAAGGTTCAGGGTTGGCTCGCCACGGATACGATGTTCGACTCGTTGAAGAGCGATCCCGGGTTCGAGGCGCTCTTCTGA
- the prfA gene encoding peptide chain release factor 1: protein MIDKLEDVERRFERLTADLANPDVIADSAKLQKVSKERASLEKLVETFRSYRKVLDDLKEVEAWLSSSDADEKAYAREALPGLKTQREEQEQALKVLLLPKDPNDEKNVILEIRAGAGGDEAGLFAEEVMQMYLRYADRKGWKADILDMSPGGAGGVKDVTITLSGEGIYSAMKYESGVHRVQRVPATEAQGRIHTSTITVSVMPEAEDVDIKLNPADIEMQVMRSTGSGGQSVNTTDSAVRLIHKPSGIVVKCQQEKSQTKNRAMAERMLRAKLYEIEQERIRNERDSMRRGQVGTGDRSEKIRTYNFPQDRLTDHRIGLTVHNLPGIMSGGVEDIITACRTYYQAEALKQQTGGGAGSPGA, encoded by the coding sequence ATGATCGATAAACTCGAAGACGTGGAGCGCCGGTTCGAGCGCCTCACCGCCGACCTGGCCAACCCGGACGTCATCGCCGACTCGGCGAAATTACAGAAGGTCTCCAAGGAGCGGGCGAGCCTGGAGAAGCTGGTGGAGACCTTCCGCTCCTACCGCAAGGTGCTCGACGACCTCAAGGAAGTGGAGGCGTGGCTGTCCAGCTCGGACGCCGACGAGAAGGCCTATGCGCGCGAGGCCCTGCCCGGCCTGAAGACCCAGCGCGAGGAGCAGGAGCAGGCGCTCAAGGTGCTGCTGCTGCCCAAGGATCCCAATGACGAGAAGAACGTCATCCTGGAGATCCGCGCGGGCGCTGGCGGCGACGAGGCGGGCCTGTTCGCCGAGGAAGTCATGCAGATGTACCTGCGCTACGCCGACCGCAAGGGGTGGAAGGCGGACATCCTCGACATGAGCCCGGGCGGCGCCGGGGGCGTCAAGGACGTCACCATCACCCTGTCGGGCGAGGGCATCTACAGCGCCATGAAGTACGAGTCCGGCGTGCACCGGGTGCAGCGCGTGCCGGCCACCGAGGCGCAGGGCCGCATCCACACCTCCACCATCACCGTGTCGGTGATGCCCGAGGCCGAGGACGTGGACATCAAGCTCAACCCCGCGGACATCGAGATGCAGGTGATGCGCTCGACGGGCTCGGGCGGCCAGAGCGTGAACACCACCGACTCCGCGGTGCGCCTCATCCACAAGCCCTCGGGTATCGTGGTGAAGTGCCAGCAGGAGAAGAGCCAGACGAAGAACCGCGCCATGGCCGAGCGCATGCTGCGCGCCAAGCTCTATGAGATCGAGCAGGAGCGCATCCGCAACGAGCGCGACTCCATGCGCCGCGGCCAGGTGGGCACGGGCGACCGCTCGGAGAAGATCCGCACCTACAACTTCCCGCAGGATCGGCTGACGGATCACCGCATCGGCCTCACGGTGCACAACCTGCCGGGCATCATGTCGGGCGGCGTCGAGGACATCATCACCGCCTGCCGCACCTACTACCAGGCCGAGGCCCTCAAGCAGCAGACGGGTGGCGGGGCGGGCTCGCCGGGCGCATGA
- the prmC gene encoding peptide chain release factor N(5)-glutamine methyltransferase translates to MSEEIWTIRRVLTWTAQHFEKRGVDAPRLTAEVLLAHVLKTTRVRLYVDLDRPLEKEELAAFKALIARRMAGEPTQYLTGVREFYNRPFKVDARVLIPRPETELLVEAALHALPKDGPGTALDVCTGSGCIAISLAAERPQATVLATDLSPDACALARENAQALGVADRVNVLHGSLFTPLPPDARFQVVVSNPPYIATGEIPGLSAEVRREPRMALDGGPDGLALLRQVIEGARRVLVPGGLLAMEIGETQGPAVQALLQAAGYDNARVEKDLERRDRLAFGTQPVANQPRG, encoded by the coding sequence ATGAGCGAGGAGATCTGGACCATCCGCCGGGTCCTCACCTGGACGGCGCAGCACTTCGAGAAGCGGGGCGTGGACGCGCCCCGGCTCACCGCCGAGGTACTGCTCGCCCACGTGTTGAAGACGACGCGCGTGCGCCTGTACGTGGACCTGGACCGGCCGCTGGAGAAGGAGGAGCTGGCCGCCTTCAAGGCGCTCATCGCGCGGCGCATGGCGGGCGAGCCCACCCAGTACCTCACCGGCGTGCGCGAGTTCTACAACCGCCCCTTCAAGGTGGACGCGCGCGTGCTCATCCCCCGGCCCGAGACGGAACTCCTGGTGGAGGCCGCCCTGCACGCGCTGCCCAAGGACGGCCCCGGCACCGCGCTGGACGTGTGCACGGGCTCGGGCTGCATCGCCATCAGCCTCGCGGCCGAGCGGCCCCAGGCCACCGTGCTCGCCACGGACCTGTCCCCGGACGCCTGCGCGCTCGCGCGGGAGAACGCCCAGGCCCTGGGCGTGGCGGACCGGGTGAACGTGCTGCACGGCAGCCTCTTCACCCCCCTGCCCCCGGACGCGCGCTTCCAGGTGGTGGTGTCCAACCCGCCCTACATCGCCACGGGGGAGATTCCGGGCCTGTCGGCCGAGGTGCGCCGCGAGCCCCGGATGGCGCTCGACGGGGGGCCGGATGGTCTCGCGCTGCTGCGCCAGGTGATCGAAGGGGCCCGCCGCGTCCTCGTGCCTGGCGGGCTGCTTGCAATGGAAATCGGCGAAACACAGGGCCCCGCCGTGCAGGCCCTCCTCCAGGCCGCGGGCTACGACAACGCGCGGGTGGAGAAGGATCTGGAGCGGCGGGATCGCCTCGCTTTCGGGACACAACCCGTGGCCAACCAGCCACGGGGGTGA
- the murA gene encoding UDP-N-acetylglucosamine 1-carboxyvinyltransferase produces MDKIVVKGGHPLKGEVTVSGAKNAALPILASALLADGKSVYRNVPDLADVTTMLKVLGTMGCGTGRLTGERSDVCEVSVEGAIHPEAPYDLVKTMRASVLVLGPLVARFGRARVSMPGGCAIGARPIDQHLKGLKALGADIHLTEGYVEATAKRLRGGTVNFDVITVTGTENVMMAAVLAQGRSVLENCAREPEVEELARVLNKMGARIQGAGTSVITIDGVDGLNPVEHAILPDRIEAGTLMVAAAITGGDVLVRRVVTEHLEPVILKLRETGCTLTTEEGGIRVKAPSVIHSVDVKTAEHPGFPTDMQAQLMGLMTVADGTSVISERIFENRFMHVPELHRMGADITIQGHTAVVKGVRSLSGAPVMATDLRASASLVLAGLRAEGKTEVQRIYHLDRGYERLERKLRDLGADIARVKA; encoded by the coding sequence ATGGACAAGATCGTCGTGAAGGGTGGTCACCCCCTCAAGGGTGAGGTGACCGTGTCGGGCGCGAAGAACGCGGCGCTGCCCATCCTCGCCTCGGCGCTGCTCGCGGACGGCAAGAGCGTCTACCGCAACGTGCCGGACCTGGCGGACGTGACCACCATGCTCAAGGTGCTCGGCACCATGGGCTGTGGGACCGGGCGGCTGACGGGCGAGCGCTCGGACGTGTGCGAGGTGTCCGTCGAGGGGGCCATCCACCCCGAGGCGCCGTATGACCTGGTGAAGACGATGCGCGCCTCGGTGCTGGTGCTCGGCCCGCTGGTGGCCCGCTTCGGCCGGGCGCGCGTGTCCATGCCGGGCGGGTGTGCCATCGGGGCGCGCCCCATCGATCAGCACCTCAAGGGCCTCAAGGCCCTGGGCGCGGACATCCACCTCACCGAGGGCTACGTCGAGGCGACGGCGAAGCGCCTGAGGGGCGGCACCGTCAACTTCGACGTCATCACCGTGACGGGCACGGAGAACGTGATGATGGCGGCGGTGCTCGCCCAGGGCCGCAGCGTGCTGGAGAACTGCGCGCGCGAGCCCGAGGTGGAGGAGCTCGCCCGGGTGCTCAACAAGATGGGGGCGCGCATCCAGGGCGCGGGCACCTCCGTCATCACCATCGACGGGGTGGACGGCCTCAATCCCGTGGAGCACGCCATCCTCCCGGATCGCATCGAGGCGGGCACGCTCATGGTGGCCGCCGCCATCACTGGCGGTGACGTGCTGGTCCGGCGCGTGGTGACCGAGCACCTGGAGCCCGTCATCCTCAAGCTGCGCGAGACGGGCTGTACCCTGACGACCGAGGAGGGAGGAATCCGGGTGAAGGCCCCCTCGGTCATCCACTCGGTGGACGTGAAGACGGCCGAGCACCCGGGCTTCCCCACGGACATGCAGGCCCAGCTCATGGGGCTGATGACGGTGGCCGACGGCACCTCGGTCATCTCCGAGCGCATCTTCGAGAACCGCTTCATGCACGTGCCGGAGCTGCACCGCATGGGGGCGGACATCACCATCCAGGGGCATACGGCGGTGGTGAAGGGGGTGCGCAGCCTCTCGGGCGCTCCCGTCATGGCCACGGACTTGAGGGCCAGCGCCTCGCTGGTCCTGGCGGGTCTCCGGGCCGAGGGCAAGACGGAGGTCCAGCGCATCTACCACCTGGATCGCGGCTACGAGCGCTTGGAGCGCAAGCTGCGTGACCTGGGAGCGGACATCGCCCGGGTCAAGGCCTGA
- a CDS encoding zf-TFIIB domain-containing protein — MNCPGCSVEMVDLEGDHETLRKCGDCGGLWIDVADLNRILLHNNLPGLESQGGKVDANALTGQCPECQVDLVRVDGGDRQHPLSYDTCESCGGMFLESEFADATDAKVAEQEIIDFFRHFNAKKKTAAG; from the coding sequence ATGAATTGCCCCGGTTGCAGCGTCGAGATGGTTGATCTCGAAGGGGACCACGAGACGTTGCGCAAGTGTGGAGATTGCGGCGGACTCTGGATTGACGTCGCGGATCTCAACCGGATCCTGCTCCACAACAACCTGCCTGGACTCGAGAGCCAGGGAGGCAAGGTCGACGCGAACGCGCTCACGGGCCAGTGCCCCGAGTGCCAGGTGGATCTCGTCCGGGTCGACGGCGGAGACCGTCAGCATCCGCTGAGCTATGACACCTGCGAGTCGTGTGGCGGCATGTTCCTCGAGTCGGAGTTCGCCGACGCCACCGACGCCAAGGTCGCCGAGCAGGAGATCATCGACTTCTTCCGGCACTTCAACGCCAAGAAGAAGACCGCCGCCGGCTGA
- a CDS encoding ABC transporter substrate-binding protein: protein MRRLGGVWLCLLLAGCPNGCSNKEVSVPDAGPVVTGPDQLEEKEPDDRPEQALTLARDATVSASLGADPSKPDEDWYRLAPSTPRVADVSVSGIPGGDVVLEVYDAPGVRSANLNSAGVGKPERYPNLFVEGERWVRVASARKGTGGAYTLEVRYHVPEDGVEREPNDRAVDATPLQLGQTVAGFIGHAGDEDWYRLELPETAQATPAPDVNDAGSAPTAPAPTAPTPGETGVPPTEPAPGQPAEPSGEDPSATAQQEPPPSEPLQVPIPLPLPNQPAPVPEEPPAVALKIDLVGVEGVRTELSVLTAAEAPLFTTKSIEGEGLSLRNVGARATDRVVYLVVKSGWSGTGKDAKRGFNTEKAYSLTVTLEEAGANAELEPNDELYKATALPLAGYKEGFLSPKGDVDNFVLKTAEPVLARVELSGVERVDVELSVIQPPEGEGQKETVLQRANDGAIKEPERLNNVACSGTCYFRVQGASRKQDGKWVRDYENAEQPYRISITTVPDDGSQEREPNNSADRATELTLGKAVRGTVYPLKDVDYYRLDLSDRPVRTPIRATLLGILKVDVGLYLHRLGEDGKLSLVQTSDRAKGDQAETIRYSAEPGVYVLEVRDARNREANFQDAYQLTVEEGE from the coding sequence ATGCGACGTCTGGGTGGGGTGTGGCTGTGCCTGTTGCTGGCCGGCTGCCCGAATGGCTGCTCGAACAAGGAGGTTTCGGTTCCCGACGCGGGTCCCGTGGTCACCGGACCCGATCAGCTCGAGGAGAAGGAACCCGATGATCGGCCCGAGCAGGCCCTCACCCTCGCCCGCGACGCGACGGTGAGCGCCAGCCTCGGCGCGGATCCGTCCAAGCCCGACGAGGACTGGTATCGGCTCGCTCCGAGTACCCCGCGCGTGGCGGACGTGAGCGTCTCCGGCATTCCCGGCGGAGACGTGGTGCTGGAGGTGTACGACGCGCCCGGCGTGCGCAGCGCCAACCTCAACAGCGCCGGCGTGGGCAAGCCCGAGCGCTACCCCAACCTCTTCGTCGAGGGCGAGCGCTGGGTGCGCGTGGCCTCGGCCCGCAAGGGCACGGGCGGCGCCTACACCCTCGAGGTGCGCTACCACGTCCCCGAGGACGGCGTGGAGCGCGAGCCCAATGATCGGGCCGTGGACGCCACGCCCCTACAGTTGGGCCAGACGGTGGCGGGCTTCATCGGCCACGCGGGAGACGAGGACTGGTACCGGCTGGAGCTGCCCGAGACGGCCCAGGCCACTCCCGCCCCGGACGTGAACGACGCCGGGAGCGCGCCCACGGCTCCGGCCCCGACGGCGCCCACCCCCGGTGAGACTGGCGTGCCGCCCACCGAGCCCGCTCCGGGACAGCCCGCGGAGCCCTCGGGAGAGGACCCGTCCGCCACCGCCCAGCAGGAGCCCCCGCCGAGCGAGCCGCTCCAGGTCCCCATCCCCCTTCCCCTCCCGAACCAGCCCGCCCCCGTGCCGGAAGAGCCTCCCGCGGTGGCGCTGAAGATCGATCTGGTGGGAGTGGAGGGCGTGCGCACGGAGCTGTCGGTCCTCACGGCCGCCGAGGCACCCCTGTTCACCACCAAGAGCATCGAGGGGGAGGGCCTGTCGCTGCGCAACGTGGGGGCCCGGGCGACCGATCGCGTGGTGTACCTGGTCGTGAAGAGCGGCTGGAGCGGGACGGGCAAGGACGCGAAGCGGGGCTTCAACACCGAGAAGGCCTACTCGCTCACGGTGACCCTGGAGGAAGCCGGGGCCAACGCGGAGCTGGAGCCCAACGACGAGCTGTACAAGGCCACCGCCCTGCCGCTCGCGGGCTACAAGGAGGGCTTCCTCTCGCCCAAGGGTGATGTGGACAACTTCGTCCTGAAGACGGCCGAGCCGGTGCTCGCCCGGGTGGAGCTGTCGGGTGTGGAGCGCGTGGACGTGGAACTGTCCGTCATCCAACCCCCCGAGGGCGAGGGCCAGAAGGAGACGGTGCTCCAGCGCGCCAACGATGGAGCCATCAAGGAGCCCGAGCGCCTCAACAACGTGGCCTGTAGCGGCACCTGCTACTTCCGGGTGCAGGGGGCCTCGCGCAAGCAGGATGGCAAGTGGGTGCGCGACTACGAGAACGCGGAGCAGCCCTACCGCATCTCCATCACCACCGTGCCCGACGATGGCAGCCAGGAGCGTGAGCCGAACAACAGCGCGGACCGCGCCACCGAGCTGACCCTCGGCAAGGCGGTGCGCGGCACCGTCTATCCGCTCAAGGACGTGGACTACTACCGGTTGGACTTGTCGGACCGGCCGGTGCGCACGCCCATCCGGGCCACGCTGCTGGGCATCCTCAAGGTCGACGTGGGTCTGTACCTGCACCGCCTGGGCGAGGACGGCAAGCTGTCGCTCGTGCAGACGTCCGATCGCGCCAAGGGCGACCAGGCCGAGACCATCCGCTACAGCGCCGAGCCGGGTGTCTACGTGTTGGAGGTGCGCGACGCGCGCAATCGTGAGGCCAACTTCCAGGATGCCTACCAACTCACTGTCGAGGAGGGCGAGTAG
- a CDS encoding PA0069 family radical SAM protein produces MKPRPVSNPPNPWDTTAVEYLEEIPPTKLEVLEDHSREVLGRNDSPDVGFTWSVNPYRGCLHACAYCYARPYHEYLGFGAGTDFETKLVVKPRAAQLLRDAFERKSWKGETVAFSGVTDCYQPIEASLRLTRACLEVCAEYRNPVGIITKGPLIERDLDVLQTLAQQARLTVAITLPFHDEAVAHAMEPYVASPRRRLRTIERLASAGISVCVAVAPLIPGLNDEDMVRVLTAAKEAGATRAFSTLLRLPGPVQGIFEQRLREKLPLRAERVLHRIRETRGGELNDSRFRVRMRGEGLYAETLHQLFSSTARRLGLRTSEPMEADSDKESPFRRPMKSGTQLSFF; encoded by the coding sequence GTGAAGCCGCGTCCCGTCTCCAATCCGCCCAACCCCTGGGACACCACCGCCGTGGAGTACCTGGAGGAGATTCCTCCCACGAAGCTGGAGGTGCTCGAGGACCACAGCCGCGAGGTGCTCGGGCGCAACGACAGCCCCGACGTGGGCTTCACCTGGAGCGTCAACCCGTACCGCGGCTGCCTCCATGCCTGCGCGTACTGCTACGCCCGGCCCTACCACGAGTACCTCGGCTTCGGCGCCGGCACCGACTTCGAGACGAAGCTCGTGGTGAAACCCCGCGCCGCGCAGCTCCTGCGCGACGCCTTCGAGCGCAAGAGCTGGAAGGGCGAGACGGTCGCCTTCAGTGGCGTCACCGACTGCTACCAGCCCATCGAGGCCTCGCTCCGCCTCACGCGTGCCTGCCTGGAAGTGTGCGCCGAGTACCGCAACCCCGTGGGCATCATCACCAAGGGGCCCCTCATCGAGCGCGACCTGGACGTGCTCCAGACGCTCGCCCAGCAGGCCCGACTGACGGTGGCCATCACCCTGCCCTTCCATGACGAGGCCGTGGCGCACGCCATGGAGCCCTATGTGGCCTCACCCCGGCGGCGCCTGCGCACCATCGAGCGGCTGGCCTCCGCGGGCATCTCCGTGTGCGTGGCCGTCGCCCCCCTCATCCCCGGGCTCAACGACGAGGACATGGTGCGCGTGCTCACCGCGGCGAAGGAAGCGGGCGCGACCCGGGCCTTCTCCACCCTGCTGCGCCTGCCCGGCCCCGTGCAGGGCATCTTCGAGCAGCGTCTGCGCGAGAAGCTCCCCCTGCGCGCCGAGCGCGTCCTGCACCGCATCCGCGAGACGCGCGGTGGCGAGCTCAACGACTCGCGCTTCCGCGTCCGCATGCGTGGGGAGGGCCTCTACGCGGAGACCCTCCACCAGCTCTTCTCCTCCACCGCGCGCCGTCTGGGCCTGAGGACGAGCGAGCCCATGGAGGCGGACAGCGACAAGGAGAGCCCCTTTCGCCGCCCCATGAAGTCCGGCACCCAGCTCAGCTTCTTCTGA
- a CDS encoding M13 family metallopeptidase: MKKALLAACCLVASACKTAEPAPTPPSPATPATQPQPPAESRPLSPGLDLASMNEQANPCEDFYEFACGNWVKNTEIPADRPRWSRGFDAISARNEEILREILEGASKGKAPEGLASAQKLGDFYGSCMDEAKLEASLPVLKAELAKLTVKNAKDLARVVGTLHAQNVFPLFRMGANTDFKDASQMIGEVDQGGLGLPDRDYYLKDDEKSKALRDAYTEYVKNTFVLLGEPAETAAKSAASVLEVETALAKASMSRVERREPKSLYHRLERKGLKAEAPGFPWDEYFKAAGAGSVQALNVSHPPFFKEVERLAKTMPAAAWAPYLTWNYVSSVVPALPKAFQDERFRFSQNLTGAKEDVVRWKKCVRFTNMALGEALAQPFIERTFGADGKTTTLQMVQELEKAFERNLDTLAWMDAPTREQALVKVRKIVNKIGYPDKWRDYGAMKVDRESFLHSIMGANAFEQAWQIAKIGKPVDKEEWLMSPPTVNAYYNPPFNEIVFPAGILQPPFFDREATMPVNFGAMGMVVGHEITHGFDDEGRQYDAEGNLRDWWTPASDKAFRERVACVKEQYDNYTVLDDVKVNGALTLGENVADLGGLKLAHAAMEAWLAKDPEAAKKAEGSRYTPSQQFFLSYAQSWCSKYRDAYARQLAVVDPHSPPYWRVNGPVGNLSEFQKAFQCKADAKMVRPAAQRCEVW, from the coding sequence ATGAAGAAGGCATTGCTCGCCGCATGTTGTCTTGTGGCGTCCGCTTGCAAGACGGCGGAGCCCGCGCCCACGCCCCCCTCGCCCGCCACGCCCGCGACGCAGCCCCAGCCCCCCGCCGAGTCCCGTCCGCTCTCCCCAGGTCTGGATCTGGCCTCGATGAACGAGCAGGCCAACCCCTGCGAGGACTTCTACGAGTTCGCATGCGGCAACTGGGTGAAGAACACGGAGATCCCCGCGGATCGCCCCCGCTGGTCGCGCGGCTTCGATGCCATCTCGGCGCGCAACGAGGAGATCCTCCGGGAGATCCTCGAGGGCGCGTCCAAGGGCAAGGCGCCCGAGGGGCTCGCCTCCGCGCAGAAGCTGGGGGACTTCTACGGCTCCTGCATGGATGAGGCGAAGCTGGAGGCGTCGCTGCCGGTGCTCAAGGCGGAGCTGGCGAAGCTGACGGTGAAGAACGCGAAGGACCTGGCGCGGGTGGTGGGCACGCTGCACGCGCAGAACGTGTTCCCGCTCTTCCGGATGGGCGCCAACACCGACTTCAAGGACGCCAGCCAGATGATCGGCGAGGTGGACCAGGGCGGTCTGGGCCTGCCGGACCGGGACTACTATTTGAAGGACGACGAGAAGTCGAAGGCGCTGCGTGACGCCTACACCGAGTACGTGAAGAACACCTTCGTGCTGCTGGGCGAGCCGGCCGAGACCGCGGCGAAGAGCGCGGCGTCGGTGCTGGAGGTGGAGACGGCGCTCGCCAAGGCGTCGATGTCGCGCGTGGAGCGCCGCGAGCCGAAGAGTCTCTACCACCGCCTCGAGCGCAAGGGCCTGAAGGCAGAGGCACCGGGCTTCCCGTGGGACGAGTACTTCAAGGCCGCGGGGGCCGGGAGCGTGCAGGCGCTCAACGTGTCGCACCCACCGTTCTTCAAGGAGGTGGAGCGGCTGGCGAAGACGATGCCGGCGGCGGCGTGGGCGCCGTACCTGACGTGGAACTACGTGTCGAGCGTGGTGCCGGCGCTGCCCAAGGCCTTCCAGGACGAGCGCTTCCGCTTCTCGCAGAACCTGACGGGCGCGAAGGAGGACGTGGTGCGCTGGAAGAAGTGCGTGCGCTTCACCAACATGGCGCTGGGCGAGGCGCTGGCGCAGCCCTTCATCGAGCGCACGTTCGGCGCGGACGGCAAGACGACCACGCTGCAGATGGTGCAGGAACTCGAGAAGGCCTTCGAGCGCAACCTGGACACGCTGGCGTGGATGGACGCGCCCACGCGCGAGCAGGCGCTGGTGAAGGTGCGCAAGATCGTCAACAAGATCGGCTACCCGGACAAGTGGCGCGACTACGGCGCGATGAAGGTGGATCGCGAGTCGTTCCTGCACTCGATCATGGGCGCGAACGCCTTCGAGCAGGCGTGGCAGATCGCCAAGATTGGCAAGCCGGTGGACAAGGAGGAGTGGCTGATGTCTCCGCCCACGGTGAACGCCTACTACAACCCGCCCTTCAACGAGATCGTCTTCCCGGCGGGCATCCTCCAGCCGCCGTTCTTCGACCGGGAGGCCACGATGCCGGTGAACTTCGGGGCCATGGGCATGGTGGTGGGCCACGAAATCACCCACGGCTTCGACGACGAGGGCCGGCAGTATGACGCCGAGGGCAACCTGCGCGACTGGTGGACGCCGGCCTCGGACAAGGCCTTCCGCGAGCGCGTGGCGTGCGTGAAAGAGCAGTACGACAACTACACGGTGCTCGACGACGTGAAGGTGAACGGGGCGCTGACGCTGGGCGAGAACGTGGCGGACCTGGGCGGGCTGAAGCTGGCCCACGCGGCCATGGAGGCCTGGCTGGCGAAGGATCCCGAGGCCGCGAAGAAGGCGGAGGGCTCGCGCTACACGCCGAGCCAGCAGTTCTTCCTCTCCTACGCGCAGTCCTGGTGCTCGAAGTACCGGGACGCCTACGCGCGGCAGCTCGCGGTGGTGGATCCGCACTCGCCGCCGTACTGGCGGGTGAACGGGCCGGTGGGCAACCTGTCCGAGTTCCAGAAGGCCTTCCAGTGCAAGGCGGACGCGAAGATGGTGCGTCCCGCGGCGCAGCGCTGTGAGGTCTGGTAG